A single Drosophila ananassae strain 14024-0371.13 chromosome 3L, ASM1763931v2, whole genome shotgun sequence DNA region contains:
- the LOC6494564 gene encoding probable U2 small nuclear ribonucleoprotein A' — protein MVKLTPELINQSMQYINPCRERELDLRGYKIPQIENLGATLDQFDTIDLSDNDLRKLDNLPHLPRLKCLLLNNNRILRISEGLEEVVPNLSSLILTGNNLQELSDLEPLTGFTKLDTICLLINPVSTKPNYREYMAYKFPQLRLLDFHKIKQKDRQAAQEFFRTKQGKDMLKEVSRKSKLSAAAALAAEASSGKGRGADGGRLANPEDMQRIREAIKRASSLAEVERLSQILQSGQLPEKFQHEQEAESAPGQNGSTHNGAGAVAMEY, from the coding sequence ATGGTGAAGCTAACGCCAGAGTTGATCAACCAATCGATGCAGTACATAAATCCGTGCCGGGAGCGCGAACTGGATTTGCGCGGCTACAAGATTCCACAAATTGAGAACCTGGGCGCCACATTGGACCAGTTCGATACCATCGACCTCTCCGACAATGATCTGCGCAAGCTGGATAATTTGCCGCACCTTCCGCGCCTCAAATGCCTGCTTCTGAACAACAACCGCATTCTGCGGATCAGCGAGGGCTTGGAGGAGGTGGTGCCCAACTTGTCTTCACTTATTCTAACCGGAAACAACCTGCAAGAGCTGAGCGACCTCGAGCCGTTGACAGGATTCACCAAACTGGATACCATTTGCCTGCTGATCAATCCAGTGTCCACGAAGCCCAATTACCGGGAGTACATGGCCTACAAGTTCCCGCAGCTGAGGCTGCTCGACTTCCATAAGATAAAACAAAAAGACCGGCAGGCAGCCCAAGAGTTCTTCCGAACGAAACAAGGCAAGGACATGTTGAAGGAGGTCAGTCGGAAATCCAAACTGAGTGCCGCCGCTGCCTTGGCTGCCGAAGCAAGCAGTGGTAAGGGCAGGGGGGCAGATGGAGGACGGTTGGCCAACCCAGAGGACATGCAGCGCATCCGTGAAGCTATTAAACGTGCCAGCTCGTTGGCGGAGGTGGAACGGTTATCGCAAATCCTGCAGAGCGGGCAGCTTCCGGAAAAATTCCAGCATGAGcaggaagcagaatcagcaccTGGACAAAATGGATCGACGCATAACGGCGCGGGGGCCGTGGCCATGGAATACTAG
- the LOC6494565 gene encoding 39S ribosomal protein L52, mitochondrial, whose translation MLQITKICLANTASLTVQRSLAVTSVRSIDQKWRAGRGLPENPNAFGPLTNMPDYTFLDGRPTPLGANQKRRLLKQQEIAAKIVELSGELDFAKERHERLKTEAEAEKQRILQNKLKPKGHLLLKQKK comes from the exons atgctACAAATAACCAAGATCTGTTTGGCTAATACTGCCTCATTGACGG TTCAGAGAAGTTTGGCTGTCACCTCTGTACGTTCTATTGACCAAAAGTGGCGTGCAGGAAGAGGATTGCCTGAAAACCCCAATGCCTTTGGTCCCCTAACCAACATGCCCGATTACACCTTTTTAGATGGACGACCAACTCCACTGGGG GCCAATCAGAAAAGGCGTCTGCTGAAGCAACAAGAAATTGCCGCCAAGATCGTGGAACTGAGTGGAGAACTGGACTTTGCCAAGGAACGGCACGAACGACTGAAAACGGAAGCCGAAGCCGAGAAACAACGCATCTTGCAGAATAAGCTGAAACCCAAGGGTCATCTACTGCTCAAGCAAAAGAAGTAG
- the LOC6494568 gene encoding dynactin subunit 4, with protein sequence MSFMQPSPVKYACSCGVLNPINKLFFCRHCPKLRCGLCVCHEIESHFCSNCLENIPSTEARHRKNCCANCFECPCCQHTLSARATTVPVVRKTEEPKDTKEGESVGGAAAAPAAPASSKPSAVPTTKKMYYLSCLSCRWTTRDVGIPDQGVATGTWPDNECLYQARFNTLVEYFQAVVLQDKQEKMDFLRRKAPKQPKFPSLTDRTGLTVSMIRRQIGWTEKTLPKPRPVITPAEATSEVEELPAEIFTEPLNLRNVTTIAQRHSQPAEQPTSVSKLYPQRRSLWIKRSLRCRQCEHNLIKPEYHPTSIKYRIQLFASCHVPEVVMVRCEQPLVAGKSNAILLKFTNPTMYDMTISLLTDAPSEEGEFNAENQGPKEEQDTATPVIKGVNLARQNSTREVTREVKDISNAPIVPLESEFVLSQRDDSKEFDEYVQLPTEEPKFIVWRKGNKVLIRLQFTPSEELSPNTDVVLGFFMQYTYVNTVTNASEKKEPTTHALHSRVFITAGTTEQKAN encoded by the coding sequence ATGAGCTTCATGCAACCGAGTCCCGTCAAGTATGCGTGCTCCTGCGGCGTCCTCAACCCGATCAATAAGCTCTTCTTCTGCCGTCACTGCCCGAAGCTGCGCTGTGGGTTGTGCGTCTGCCACGAAATCGAGTCCCACTTTTGCTCCAACTGCTTGGAGAACATCCCATCGACGGAGGCCCGTCACAGGAAGAACTGTTGCGCCAACTGCTTTGAATGTCCCTGCTGCCAGCACACTTTGTCCGCCAGAGCCACGACTGTGCCAGTGGTTCGTAAGACTGAAGAACCCAAGGACACCAAGGAGGGTGAAAGCGTTGGAGGAGCAGCTGCAGCTCCCGCTGCTCCGGCAAGCAGCAAGCCCTCGGCTGTGCCAACAACCAAGAAGATGTACTACCTCTCGTGCCTGTCCTGTCGTTGGACAACGCGCGACGTGGGAATTCCCGACCAGGGCGTGGCCACTGGGACCTGGCCTGACAACGAATGCTTGTACCAGGCGCGCTTTAATACCCTAGTGGAGTATTTCCAAGCTGTAGTGCTTCAGGATAAGCAGGAGAAAATGGATTTTTTGCGCCGCAAAGCCCCAAAACAGCCCAAGTTTCCCAGTCTAACGGATCGTACTGGCCTCACCGTTTCCATGATTCGTCGTCAGATTGGTTGGACCGAAAAGACCCTTCCAAAACCGAGGCCTGTGATCACGCCAGCGGAGGCAACGTCGGAGGTAGAGGAACTGCCTGCGGAAATCTTTACCGAGCCGTTGAATCTTCGTAATGTGACCACCATTGCTCAGCGTCACAGCCAGCCCGCAGAGCAGCCGACGTCAGTCAGCAAGCTGTACCCACAGCGCCGCTCGTTGTGGATCAAGCGTTCGCTTCGTTGTCGTCAGTGCGAGCATAATCTGATCAAGCCGGAGTACCATCCTACTTCGATAAAGTACCGCATCCAGCTCTTTGCCAGCTGTCACGTCCCTGAGGTCGTCATGGTCCGTTGCGAGCAGCCTTTGGTAGCCGGGAAGAGCAACGCTATTTTGCTGAAGTTTACCAATCCAACTATGTACGATATGACCATCAGTTTGCTGACAGATGCGCCATCCGAGGAGGGGGAATTCAACGCGGAAAATCAAGGCCCTAAGGAAGAACAGGATACTGCAACGCCAGTAATAAAAGGTGTAAATCTAGCTAGGCAGAACTCCACACGGGAGGTGACACGGGAAGTAAAAGATATCTCCAATGCTCCCATTGTTCCACTTGAAAGCGAGTTTGTGTTGAGCCAGCGGGACGATTCCAAGGAGTTTGATGAATACGTTCAGCTGCCGACAGAGGAACCGAAGTTTATTGTGTGGCGCAAGGGCAACAAGGTACTTATTCGGCTGCAGTTCACTCCGTCGGAAGAGCTGTCCCCAAACACAGATGTTGTGCTAGGTTTCTTCATGCAGTACACATATGTGAACACGGTGACTAACGCTTCGGAAAAGAAGGAGCCCACAACACACGCCCTCCACTCCCGGGTGTTCATAACAGCGGGGACCACTGAGCAGAAGGCGAATTAA
- the LOC6496037 gene encoding respirasome Complex Assembly Factor 1 — protein MATKTSTIERNANGSAKSSTLREICARAITKSEWEDKEEFLDVIYWSRQVFGIILGVIWGIVPLKGFLGLVLFAGISCGIVYLYAINFQNVDEDAYGGVWELVKEGFMTSFAGFLVTWIIFYTGLHYDSIMAAKGS, from the exons ATGGCTACTAAGACGAGTACAATTGAGCGTAACGCCAACGGATCAGCCAAGTCATCGACTCTACGGGAAATATGCGCGCGCGCGATCACAAAATCAGAGTGGGAGGACAAG GAGGAGTTCCTAGACGTTATTTACTGGTCGCGACAGGTATTCGGCATCATCCTCGGAGTTATCTGGGGAATAGTGCCACTAAAAGGATTCCTAGGTCTTGTACT CTTCGCCGGTATCAGCTGCGGCATTGTCTACCTGTATGCCATTAACTTCCAGAACGTGGACGAGGATGCTTATGGCGGTGTTTGGGAGCTGGTGAAGGAAGGCTTTATGACGTCGTTTGCCGGATTCCTGGTGACGTGGATTATCTTCTACACGGGCCTGCACTACGACTCCATAATGGCAGCGAAAGGGTCATAA
- the LOC6494566 gene encoding uncharacterized protein LOC6494566, with protein MDLKQLYSYVCLLISIIICKVSESSAKPTYYDLDSYEAYDTDSGSSYALTYGKPLTDNRLKKLNPGYYYVDDGYIAPVSTSGVYTRREDGSSQGGSLPSNVKFTPIVRVRQTKTKRKKLFVPNFFG; from the exons ATGGATCTTAAG CAATTGTACTCGTATGTCTGCCTGCTGATCAGCATCATCATCTGCAAAGTGTCCGAGAGCAGTGCCAAGCCCACTTATTATGACCTGGATAGCTACGAGGCCTACGACACCGACAGCGGCAGCTCCTATGCCCTGACCTACGGGAAGCCACTGACTGACAATCGTCTAAAGAAACTGAACCCAGGGTACTACTACGTCGATGATGGGTACATCGCCCCCGTTTCCACCTCCGGAGTCTACACCCGTCGTGAAGATGGCAGCTCGCAGGGAGGATCACTGCCCTCGAATGTGAAGTTCACTCCAATTGTGCGAGTCCGACAGACAAAGACCAAGCGCAAGAAGCTGTTCGTGCCCAACTTCTTTGGTTAA